AAGAATACACAGTGAATCTGTtagaacataaaaaaaaaaaacctgtgCAAAGACTGCAAAATAAGGCATCACTCAAATCTTGCCTAGACAAGGTTCATCCACGTCACAATTCCCACATCTTTTGCAATCTTCTTCCCCACACAATTTCTTTTGCCTGCATTTATGTTTTGAATTGCAATTTCTTCATTACTTATCCACATATAACACAAGCACGCACAATGGTACACACACAATTATAAACTATCCTATATTCTTTCAACACATTATCTATaactaatttgttttttaaaaaagtcaaTTTCATTGCTTCTTAGATTGATCACTTTGTAAAAAATGTATTCAATTCTTGGGAAATGAAACAATCACAGAGAGTCTATTACAAGCATTCCTTCTAATCCACCCATATATGGATTACAATGTTGTCAATTGCATATTATTGCTATCCTAATTAAGGCCAATATCTAACACAATGCTATAGCTTCCATTTTGCaataatttgtaccaaaaagtGTATTGTGGAACAATGGCGATATGTTCAAATTACACTATTCTATAGCTGCTATTTAACAACAATGACATATGTGTGCATCTATGACAAACTGTGTATGAACCTCTACCACCAAAATCAAACTTTGTGACGAAAGAAAGCTGTGTTGTTAAACAAATCTCATAGTTTAGAACAAATAAGTAAGAGGGCAAGAGACTTATAATATGGACTGGACCTGCAAAAATGGCAGCATATCCCCAAAAGTGGATTATAAACACTGCCTCTACCCTTGCTATCGCAGCGCCTGCCAGAACTCTCTGCTGAAAGAAAATGCTCTACATCTTTTGGATTAAGTTCAATAAGAGGTGCATTTGCAGGCCTCTTCTCTTCTTCCCATTTATTTCTAGTTACAATGCGTCTCTCCTTCTCTTCTTCCCCTTCCTCTGTAGTTAACTTCTCTGtcacaaaacaaaattcaataaaCCATCAGAGTTCATGCTAAAACACAATGCATCAAATGCAAAAATAGAAGACATTTGCACATCTAAATCATTTCAAACCGTGAGATGGTCGCGACGAGAGGTCATCAAAGGTAGCTGTGCTGGCGGCAACATCCTTGATTCGCTGAGATCGGCGCAGGGGAGTGAGACCGTAAACCGTTTTCACATTTGTACGTAGTTTTTTTGTTGGAGTAGATGCTTCTCGAAGCTTGGAAACTTTATTCAAAATACCCAATGATTCTAACCTAgccttcattcattcattcatcaacataaacatcataaaatgaatattaatcATCCATTAATCATAATGAAGAATGAATTGGTTACCTTGTTCTCTAAGATGCGAGCGACTCTGAGAGCTTCGTAATCGGATTTTGATGATTCTCTCATTTTCATCTTCGCCATTTCATGCTTTTCTCTGCTTTCTTTCAGACAGCAGAACGAAATAGTAGAATGAATGAGTAACGGCTATATTCTGGTTTTTAAAGGTGTTTGATATAATGGAGAGGTTTTATAGGATGCCACGTCATCATCAACtcattaagtaattttttacaGGATGCCACGTCATCATCAACTCATTAAGTAATTTAGTTTTCATtatgacttttaaaaaaaaagtattgtttGATCACTTGGGTGTGATTTTGTTGGAATCGGCTTTTGTTTAACCAAAAATATGATggtaaatttaaaaataaagcaaaatgATGGTAAAAAATAATACTTCATTCATCTTAAACCAGATAAAagctatttatttttattcgatatttaattTTGAGTTGTTGGTCCTTTTGTTAGGTGGAATATATATGGACTTCTcgaaataaatatatttttgcagaTATTGATCAGCTGATGAAAGCTTCTCTCGTTGCTACCGTATTTACTCAATTGCAAATAACTCTTCAAGCGTTTGGAAAGGATTATCTCCCTACTTCTAGAGTTGTCCGAGGAACTCGATGGCAAAGTGGAGACTAGAATGCGGGCAACACTCTGACTAATTTAGGGAATCAAGATTTAGGGAAGGAAACATCCCCTTTGGTATCTATGGGAACATTGGTTGGTCAAGCGTGCTACATGTAgagatttcaattattttaattgGCATCAAGTTGTGTTGAGAAGCAagacttaaaaagttaatttgtTACTCTGATTTCTTTCATGTAGTCTGTTATCCGAAAATTCGTATGAGGGATTCGAAAAGCTACTGAGGGCTTCGAATTAAGGCAATCATCGAACAGGATAAAAGTTTcgagagatatggcctgtgtaaaAGTTATGCATCAAGTCAAAGTTCGAAGATGATCAGTCAAAGCGCCAAAAGAAGATATTTTCCTCCATAATtcaagattcaaattcaaatcaagtCTAAGCGGGAACGGTTTCGTGAACGCGGCCACGTCGTGGGCAAGTGGGGATCGTGGAGATCGAAGGACCCGGCCACCACGGAGCAGATGTCAAGATATTTCTCAAGGCTCTcaaagctctataaatagagaagtCTTAGACTTTTTTAGGGAGTTCATTTCCGAGCGAGAAAAATACACTGCCTAAAACAGAAATACATCCGCACGCTTACACACACAAAAACATCAATAGGATACACTTCTTAGCACAGGTTGTAGAATCTCGAACGATGTATGAACTCAACTTATAATTCAAGTacatttttccttttatttgtacATTAGCTTATAGAGTCAAGTTCGTGAGCGCACAATTTACATTTACAATCCAAACCTTTCGTAAACCTGTTAGTTAAGAACCCATTCAGGATCTAATCCAGGTCCTAGATTGTTCATTGGATTCATTCTGTTGAAGTGCAAAAATACTACTTCATTTTGTTAATATATCACTGTCAACAATATCAACATTATGCTAATATGTTGGAGATTATTAGAAACTATGTGAAGAATGGTTGGTATTTTGTTTTGAAGCATACTCTCCACAAAGAGAATGCTGATATTGTTATCCTTGCAAAGATGGAAGCCAACTGGTTAGACTCGTCGATTATAAATATTGGATTTTATCAATCTAACTTTGAATTAAAGATTTTTATCGAGTAAACTTTGAATTAAAGAAgcaagttatatatatatatatatatatatatatatatatatatatatatatatatatatatatatatatatttattttttttaagattttaactacataaatatttaataaaaaaaaactacataaatattaaatatttttactatttttaacaCTAGTATCTTctaatagtaataaataaagGTACTCACTCACTCATAATCTTAGAATCAAGGTCAACATGGTGGTTAGTGTGGCTTTGAGAGTAAGGGGCATTTCTATTTCCTATGTTCATTATAAAAAgcaatttaaaaagaaaaggtGTCCCTTCTTTGTAAGATAGAGCAGTAGCAAGTAgttcttatcttttaaaatgaCAAGAAGGATAAGTATAATCCACCGTTGATTTTCTGCCACATTGACACGTGTCATTACATAGAGACTTCTTCCAAATCTCCCTAGATTGGATTTTTATTGTGGACCCATCGTTGCTAAGTACAGACCAACCATTTGACAAAGACGGCTTAAACCAGACAAAAAAGATAACCAAAGAAACGACGTCGTAACATTAACTTGAGTTCAGTTTTCCGTAATGAATCGAGCCCAAAAAAAGAGTGAATAAATGATAACAACGAAAAcgaaaaaacaagaaaaataaaaacagaggCAAAAGACATGTTTTTGTTTCACGTGTGTCATCAACACCCTCTTCATTCTCTAATTCTCTTGGATCTCTCTCTGAATCTCAATTTCTCGTCCTTCTTTTCTATCCATTCAAATTGATCCAACCCTCTCTACTATCTgcaaatttttcttttggtgaGTTTTCATTCACTCAATTTTATTGGTAGTTCATAATTTGGTACCAATTTTTAGTTTCCTTTTCTGGCTTTTGTTTAATCATGCATCGTAAGTTTGATTTCGTTGAAACATATGTTAATGATAGTGGTATCATAAATGTTATGTGCAAACCACCAAATCGGTCCCCGAAGTTGTAACACTCTAAAATTTGTCTCTAACTTTGCGAATATTTCAAAAAGGTCCATGACTTTGTTAAATTTTGCTCATATTAGTCCTTCAAAGAATATATtattagggactaaattgataatAAGTGGATAAACTTGAAGACCAAATTAATAGTAAGCTGTAAAATATAGGGACTTAATTGATATTAAGTGGTTAATATAGGGACCTACTTGATAATTTTAATAGAGTCATGaacctttttaaaatattcataaagaCAGGGATATCTTTAAGTGTCTTGCAAAGTCAGGGATTATTATGGTGGTTTACTCTTAATGTTATGGTTTTGTTATGGCATGCACTCTGAGTTTGACAGTAGATTAAAAGAATCAACATCGAAACTATTTAATGAAGAGTTTAAAACATGTTATTTTTGACTAATGCAGTAATGTGCATGTCTCTTTCTGaaagcacatgttaacaagaccctattGACCCTAGAATTAGATGCCTAACTATatagcgtgtgtttggttctgcggcggagagaattgattttggcaaaattgattctgtaaaattgattctggccaaaattgattttaagctgaagtggtttatgtttggatatactcatgaaaaagtgagttgaacaaaaaatttgagtgtaaaaatcaattctagaatcagaagctacgatttctagcttcaagtagaatcaattctggaggcagaatcaattctacttttgagaaaccaaacaagtcagaatcaattctacacgtccagaatcaattctggatgctccagaattgaaaccaaacatacacatagATTAAGATTATTTTGTACTATAGAAAGAAGAATCAGCGAGTTTTAGTGAGGATGAAGTTTCATAACAGCATCACGGTGTACTCTTTATTTGCTTAATTGCTTTAGGTTGTGTATGGTAAAGTAGGTGGAAGATGGAAATGCACTTATACATGTTAAAGACTACTATATGATATTGGAAATTTCTATCTCAAGCTGTATCATGTCCAAATGCTTCAGATTTATAATTTTCTCTGATATAGCTTTCTTTTATTTGCATTACACTAATGCTATTATCTTTTACAATTTATTATAGTAGTGCCAATCATACATATATCAATgttagtttttattattttttattggggGTAAGCTAATCACAGGCTATCTTATTTGTG
This genomic interval from Trifolium pratense cultivar HEN17-A07 linkage group LG6, ARS_RC_1.1, whole genome shotgun sequence contains the following:
- the LOC123889552 gene encoding cell division cycle-associated 7-like protein isoform X1; this translates as MAKMKMRESSKSDYEALRVARILENKARLESLGILNKVSKLREASTPTKKLRTNVKTVYGLTPLRRSQRIKDVAASTATFDDLSSRPSHEKLTTEEGEEEKERRIVTRNKWEEEKRPANAPLIELNPKDVEHFLSAESSGRRCDSKGRGSVYNPLLGICCHFCRQKKLCGEEDCKRCGNCDVDEPCLGKTDCSVCHSSNGVFCRACLKVRYGEEIEEVRENKEWMCPHCIEDKGINPYWICNSSICLRKRKMSPTGIAIHKAREMGYESVAHLLMEELKRGSRHKR
- the LOC123889552 gene encoding cell division cycle-associated protein 7-like isoform X2 — translated: MAKMKMRESSKSDYEALRVARILENKARLESLGILNKVSKLREASTPTKKLRTNVKTVYGLTPLRRSQRIKDVAASTATFDDLSSRPSHEKLTTEEGEEEKERRIVTRNKWEEEKRPANAPLIELNPKDVEHFLSAESSGRRCDSKGRGSVYNPLLGICCHFCRQKKLCGEEDCKRCGNCDVDEPCLGKTDCSVCHSSNGVFCRACLKVRYGEEIEEVRENKEWMCPHCIEDKGINPYWICNSSICLRKRKMSPTGIAIHKGATRR